One window of the Rhipicephalus sanguineus isolate Rsan-2018 chromosome 2, BIME_Rsan_1.4, whole genome shotgun sequence genome contains the following:
- the LOC119382250 gene encoding THAP domain-containing protein 7, producing the protein MPTHCCVPVCKQYGYVDKSGRKVSYHRFPSDEGMKKKWIAAIKRDEGPLFKISKATKVCSLHFLEADYWGNVASGHCLLKDEAVPSIFPFRKTKPPRKPPRQRTSSAIPASKKKCTELHPPADSPMDLASAPDENEAPQQEIVADQNVLQEPAPTIHSELTKAIAVLEAQLATAKDQASKQQAELAEQAVQLSKARAELASCRPELETAKNRAESTE; encoded by the exons ATGCCAACGCACTGCTGTGTCCCTGTGTGCAAGCAATACGGATACGTtgacaagtccggacgaaag GTGTCATACCACAGGTTTCCCAGCGACGAGGGAATGAAGAAAAAATGGATCGCTGCCATAAAGAGGGACGAAGGGCCGCTGTTTAAAATATCTAAAGCGACCAAAGTATGCTCATTGCATTTCCTGGAGGCAGACTACTGGGGAAATGTTGCTAGTGGTCATTGCCTCCTCAAAGACGAGGCTGTACCATCCATTTTTCCATTTCGGAAAACCAAGCCCCCAAGAAAACCTCCTCGACAGCGAACGTCTTCAGCCATTCCTGCTTCCAAGAAGAAATGCACCGAGCTCCACCCACCAGCTGACAGTCCAATGGATTTGGCAAGTGCACCCGATGAGAACGAAGCCCCGCAACAGGAGATTGTCGCAGACCAGAATGTGCTTCAGGAGCCTGCTCCTACTATCCACAGCGAGCTCACGAAAGCAATTGCTGTGCTGGAGGCACAGCTTGCCACAGCTAAAGACCAGGCATCTAAGCAGCAGGCAGAATTAGCCGAGCAGGCAGTGCAACTAAGCAAGGCTCGTGCTGAACTCGCTAGTTGTCGGCCAGAGCTGGAAACTGCGAAGAATAGAGCTGAAAGCACAGAATAA
- the LOC119382251 gene encoding uncharacterized protein LOC119382251: MASASQAIVFPTTGWESDLSCLPPLNEERLVEFYRSKSTTERCYDRSYNFTVESYLIASTVKTNSSMQSDGLVLIRAQCYRSKKKNASPYIVHAAIGQQGQVVGGNCECPAGQFACNHLLSMLRMVALLQSKGFSEAPEDIACTDLPQQWRVPRGKVIKGSSVQGIDWRSVREGGLSVPKLARPTERRVNPRTKEEQAAAQKKLCRSILARDANNAFARGLSLSLGQPYKETKYGLAPASSPLAYQQALLPHGFSAQLSGITPVSLASSQLVPTLDLFKDVEPWIPAVHQTTSGILEKVRTTRESSLTLERDTRQQSRSATWQKERAPRLTASNFGVVLARQQWSSKGLQAITASRDLSRVAPIRCTNCLKSLVHRKSTLRRIIWVVPCNLGQHLKNQKVYWKQIELNAYYSH, from the exons ATGGCATCTGCGTCGCAGGCGATTGTTTTCCCCACGACCGGCTGGGAAAGTGACCTTTCTTGCCTGCCGCCTCTAAACGAAGAGAGGCTTGTTGAATTTTATCGCAGCAAGTCGACGACAGAGCGCTGCTACGACCGCAGCTACAACTTCACCGTCGAATCCTACTTAATCGCATCGACGGTGAAGACGAACAGCTCCATGCAAAG TGACGGGCTTGTCCTCATAAGGGCACAGTGCTACAGgagcaaaaaaaagaatgcatcACCCTACATTGTCCACGCAGCTATTGGACAGCAAGGGCAAGTTGTTGGGGGCAACTGTGAATGCCCTGCTGGCCAGTTTGCATGCAACCACTTGCTAAGCATGCTTCGCATGGTTGCCCTGCTCCAGTCTAAAGGCTTCTCAGAAGCACCTGAAGACATTGCGTGCACTGATTTGCCACAGCAATGGCGGGTGCCACGTGGAAAGGTCATTAAGGGCAGCTCTGTTCAAGGGATTGACTGGAGGAGCGTCAGAGAAGGCGGCCTGAGTGTCCCAAAACTTGCCAGGCCAACAGAGCGGCGAGTGAACCCACGCACGAAGGAAGAACAAGCAGCTGCACAAAAGAAGCTTTGCCGCAGCATACTCGCAAGAGATGCCAACAATGCATTTGCCCGAGGGCTCTCGTTGTCGCTGGGGCAGCCGTATAAAGAAACCAAATACGGCCTGGCTCCAGCCTCATCACCACTTGCGTACCAGCAGGCACTGCTGCCTCACGGATTTAGTGCGCAGTTGTCCGGCATTACACCGGTGTCACTTGCCTCCTCCCAGCTGGTGCCGACTCTGGACCTATTCAAGGATGTTGAGCCTTGGATTCCAGCTGTTCACCAAACAACCTCTGGAATTCTTGAG AAGGTGAGAACAACCAGGGAGTCATCTTTGACACTGGAACGTGACACAAGGCAGCAGTCGCGTAGCGCAACTTGGCAGAAGGAGCGGGCTCCAAGGCTGACGGCGTCAAACTTTGGTGTCGTGCTTGCGAGGCAGCAGTGGTCATCAAAAGGCCTTCAAGCGATCACAGCTAGCAGAGACCTCTCAAGGGTGGCTCCTATCAGGTGCACAAACTGCTTGAAATCTCTTGTTCACAGAAAGAGCACGCTCCGCAGAATTATTTGGGTTGTCCCATGTAACTTGGGCCAACACTTAAAAAATCAAAAGGTGTACTGGAAGCAAATTGAACTGAACGCATACTATTCACACTAG